GGCATGGTCTACCAGATACCGCGAGAAGGCCCCGTTGGAAAGGCGCTTCACGCCAATGGCTAAAGGCTCCTGCAGGTCTGGGGAAGAGGTGATGGAATAAGACCGCCGTATCTCTGCCCTATGCGGTTGCGCCGGTAGCACCAAAGTTAAATACTGACCCGCCAGGTAAGCAATTTGAGAAGACTCGGGTCCGGAAAACTCAAACGTCTTCACGCCAGGCACCTCTTCTCTGATGCGCGAAATGGTCAAGGGAATGTACGGGGAGTTCATACTGCAGGCACGGTCACTAGTTCTGGCAAGGTATACGCAAAACCCGAATTTCTAATCTCTTCTTCCTGCAAACCATTTACTTTCCTCTGTACCTATGCCGTTTTTGGCCTGTTTTCCAGAAAACAGGCCAAAAACGACGCATTAAAAATGGCCACCTGTACAAGTGGCCATTTTAATTTATAAGGTAGCTAGTTGCTTTTTCCGTTTCAGGTTGGGAAGTACCAAAGCCAGAAGAATCACCAAGACGCCCATCCACCGTAGTGTGGTCACAGGCTCCTGTAACACAAAGTACGACATGGCCACCGCCACCGGCAACTCCACCGTGCTCAGAATGGAGCTTAACACTACCCCCGCCTTGGGAATGCCCTTTGCAAACAACACCGGCGGAATCACGGCGGCAAACAAGGCAAACACCAGACCCAACGCTCCCAATCCTTCTTGCAAACTGCCATTGATTAAAAACTCCGGCGGAAACACGAGGAACACCAATATGGCAGACCCTGTAATCATCCAGGCACTCTTCTTCACCGGCGACAGTTCATTGCCCACCCGGCCGTTCACAATTAAGAAGATACTGTACCCCAGCGCTGCCAACATCCCAAACCCGATGCCCGCCCAGCTCAAATTCTCTACCTGCGTTTCCAACATGCCACTGGCCAAGACCGTTCCGCCCAACACCAGCACCACGGCCATCATTTGCAGCCAGGTAGGTTTCTTCTTGAAGAGCACAGCCTCCAAGAGCATGCTTATCCAAGTGAACTGCATGAGCAGAATAATGGCCACCGATGCCTGCGTCATCTGCACACACTGATAATAGGCCATGCTCACCAGACCGTTGGTAGTACCGGCCAGAATTAGTTTCCAGGTGGGGGTTGTTTGCGGTTGCTGCTGCGCCCTAAATGATTTAGAACGGGTCTGCAGGAAATAGAGCGGCCACAGGATGAGCAGGGCGAAGAATGCCTGTGAACCGGTCACATCGCCCAGGGTATAGCCTTGCTTGTAGGCCAGCTTCACAAACGTAGACACCACGCCAAAACTGCACGCGCCCAAAAACACCAATAATCCGCCTCTAAACATCTAGTCTTTCTTTGTTGTAACCCCTTAGACAAAAGGGCTGCAAAGGTAGCGCTTTTAGAGACAGTTTCCACGCTCTGCGTTGAGATGGTTCCTTATTGCCTTTGCGCAAAGGGAAACCCGTTTTTGGTCTATTTCCTAGAAAATAGGCCAAAAACGGCATTCACTTAAGTAAAATATTTTTACCCAAGCAGATATGCCGTACTGCAAAAGGTACTCTTTCTAACATCAAAGGCATATGGCTACTATTCAAACCCCACCTACCTTGGAAACAGCTACCTTCTCTATGGGCTGTTTCTGGAAACCAGAGGCCCTTTTTGGGGCAGTGCCCGGGGTAGTGTCCACCAGCGCGGGATACGCGGGAGGCACCTCTCCTGCTCCCACGTATTGGCACCTGAAAGACCATCTGGAAACTGTACAAGTCACTTTTGAGGCTACCCAACTCAGCTTTGAAGAACTGCTGGCCCTCTTCTTTATCCATCATTCAGCCACCAGAATTGCC
The nucleotide sequence above comes from Nibribacter ruber. Encoded proteins:
- a CDS encoding EamA family transporter; translation: MFRGGLLVFLGACSFGVVSTFVKLAYKQGYTLGDVTGSQAFFALLILWPLYFLQTRSKSFRAQQQPQTTPTWKLILAGTTNGLVSMAYYQCVQMTQASVAIILLMQFTWISMLLEAVLFKKKPTWLQMMAVVLVLGGTVLASGMLETQVENLSWAGIGFGMLAALGYSIFLIVNGRVGNELSPVKKSAWMITGSAILVFLVFPPEFLINGSLQEGLGALGLVFALFAAVIPPVLFAKGIPKAGVVLSSILSTVELPVAVAMSYFVLQEPVTTLRWMGVLVILLALVLPNLKRKKQLATL